The Coffea eugenioides isolate CCC68of chromosome 8, Ceug_1.0, whole genome shotgun sequence genome has a segment encoding these proteins:
- the LOC113779359 gene encoding uncharacterized protein LOC113779359, with translation MADATSSTRQLSSTMEEEQSTRNTTELQNIQAAYRLNGKNYLKWSQLVRTFLKGKGKLSHLLEIAPDSETAGFEAWEQEDSMIMSWLWNSMIPEISDTCMFLPTAKAIWDALHQTYSKVNDAALIYDIKTKTTGAKQGTKTVTEYANFLQNQWQELDYYRALDLNCSKCAVFIKKFIERDRVYDFLAGLNSEFDLVRIQILGRPEFPSLTEAISQVRGEESRRGIMLELPSIENSALLSSKSQRLVLNKVAADKTNQTSGQKNREELWCTYCKKPQHTIDQCWKLHGKPPTREWGQKGGQQRQAHMSVQDPTQVIGGFSMEEIEKLKSMLETVDKPATNNSQSRNPGMCSLTLSGPGLGKEDWTS, from the exons ATGGCGGATGCTACATCCTCAACGCGGCAATTGTCTTCAACTATGGAAGAAGAACAAAGTACACGGAACACAACAGAGCTTCAAAACATCCAGGCAGCATATAGACtaaatggaaaaaattatttgaagtgGTCTCAATTGGTTCGAACATTcctgaaaggaaaaggaaagttgAGTCATCTATTGGAAATAGCACCGGATAGTGAAACGGCGGGGTTTGAAGCATGGGAACAAGAGGATTCAATGATCATGTCTTGGTTATGGAATTCCATGATTCCTGAAATCAGCGATACATGTATGTTTCTTCCTACAGCAAAGGCAATTTGGGATGCCCTTCATCAGACATATTCCAAGGTTAATGATGCAGCTCTTATCTATGACATCAAGACAAAGACAACTGGAGCAAAACAAGGGACAAAAACAGTGACGGAGTATGCCAATTTTCTGCAAAACCAGTGGCAGGAACTGGATTATTACAGGGCACTTGATTTGAACTGTAGCAAATGTGCAGTGTTTATCAAGAAGTTCATAGAAAGGGATCGAGTTTATGATTTTTTGGCTGGCCTAAACTCTGAATTCGATCTTGTACGAATTCAAATTCTGGGCAGGccagagtttccttctttaaCAGAAGCAATATCCCAAGTACGTGGAGAAGAAAGTCGCAGGGGTATTATGTTAGAGCTACCTTCAATAGAAAATTCAGCCCTTTTAAGTTCCAAATCTCAGCGGTTGGTACTGAACAAGGTTGCTGCGGACAAGACCAATCAAACAAGTGGGCAAAAGAATCGCGAGGAGTTGTGGTGCACATACTGCAAGAAACCACAACACACCATAGATCAATGCTGGAAACTACATGGGAAACCACCCACTCGTGAATGGGGACAAAAAGGTGGCCAGCAAAGGCAGGCTCATATGTCGGTTCAAGATCCAACTCAAGTGATTGGAGGGTTTAGTATGGAGGAAATTGAGAAGCTTAAAAGTATGTTAGAGACAGTTGACAAACCAGCAACTAACAATTCTCAATCAAGGAATCCGGGTATGTGTTCATTGACACTTTCAG GACCGGGGCTCGGGAAAGAGGATTGGACTAGCTAA